One Vibrio pomeroyi genomic region harbors:
- a CDS encoding immune inhibitor A domain-containing protein, with translation MKIMRKTLLASAMLTLFSVSSYAKTPIDLGVVNEDKLIEMLVRQGLVEQDASDIAKHDALDRYLKNKINSGFKGDAQFGKKALEQRAKILKAIEKGSGVKKASVFALEVGTKRTDKVLALLVDFPDLNWDDNKLTEEHTQMLYESYNPEHYQELLFSNSGYTGPNGENLISMRQYYQSESGDSYSVAGQAAGWYRASKPASFYGGNSPTTDNDLNAQELVREALNQLAQDPSINLADYDIEDRYDYDGDGNFREPDGVIDHLMVFHASVGEEAGGGVLGPDAIWSHRFNLGRTHVLEGTSSSLPDRFNGQYAAFDYTIQPIDAAAGVCAHEYGHDLGLPDEYDTQYTGKGEPVSYWSIMSSGSWAGQIGGTQPTAFSSWAKHFLQKSIGGRWINDDQISIDDLEDNPQVYTLFQTTDNSRPNMIKVDLPEKQIEGLKPFAGEYSFHSQKGDDLKNSMTRKLVIPAGDSALLSFKTWYEIEKDYDFARVLVNGQAIAGNITSMDDPYNTGLVPAIGGESGGWIDAEFDVSQWTGQEVELSFEYITDGGLAMEGFYLDNLTVVVDGDVTEIDDGESNSTFALNGYRLSNGFHQAQHYYLLQWRSHMDVDEGLANIKRMGQLMSFDPGLIIWYVDESLTDNWVGKHPGEGWLGVVDADQNAMVWENSGEVAQTRYQVRDAAFSLKDHTPMRLVNSDNDVLEDTSLVSNASFSDDQDYTSPQAPDSGRILTEFGLAVDIVNQSDNNEYGVVRLSKVSQHNITPTANFELNVNGLNVSASNFSSDQDGEITRYLWDFGNGATSNEMAPTWSYEQAGDYTVSLTVVDDKGATDSFSSVVNVESPNALPEASAKYIHLGRWVTMWSTSSDSDGRIVDTEWTLPNGKVKRGRTYTSIFPSYGKHEVTLKIIDDQGGITTKTIMVDL, from the coding sequence ATGAAGATAATGAGAAAAACATTGCTAGCTTCAGCAATGCTTACTCTATTTAGCGTCAGTAGTTATGCTAAAACACCGATTGATTTAGGTGTTGTTAATGAAGACAAACTGATTGAAATGCTAGTAAGACAAGGCTTAGTCGAACAAGACGCAAGCGATATTGCAAAACACGATGCTCTTGACCGTTATTTAAAGAACAAGATCAACTCTGGCTTTAAAGGTGATGCTCAATTCGGTAAAAAAGCGTTAGAGCAACGAGCGAAAATACTCAAAGCCATCGAAAAAGGATCTGGCGTTAAAAAAGCGAGCGTCTTTGCTTTGGAAGTCGGCACCAAGCGTACCGATAAAGTACTTGCGCTATTAGTTGATTTTCCGGATTTGAACTGGGATGACAACAAACTGACCGAAGAGCACACGCAAATGCTCTACGAGAGCTACAACCCAGAACATTATCAAGAATTGTTGTTTTCAAACTCGGGTTACACAGGGCCAAATGGCGAAAACCTAATCTCGATGCGCCAATATTACCAAAGTGAATCGGGTGACAGTTACAGCGTTGCGGGCCAAGCTGCAGGTTGGTATCGCGCCTCGAAGCCTGCGTCATTCTATGGTGGCAACTCCCCGACTACCGACAATGACTTGAACGCACAAGAACTGGTTCGCGAAGCACTCAATCAATTGGCTCAAGACCCGAGCATCAACCTCGCGGATTACGACATCGAAGATCGTTACGATTATGACGGCGACGGAAATTTCCGCGAACCCGATGGCGTGATTGATCACCTAATGGTATTCCACGCATCTGTTGGCGAAGAAGCCGGTGGTGGTGTGTTAGGCCCTGATGCAATCTGGTCTCACCGATTCAACCTAGGTCGCACACATGTGTTAGAAGGCACCTCTAGCTCGCTTCCAGACCGCTTTAACGGCCAATACGCAGCATTTGATTACACGATTCAACCGATCGATGCCGCAGCCGGTGTTTGTGCTCACGAATATGGTCACGATTTAGGTCTGCCAGACGAGTACGACACGCAATACACAGGCAAAGGTGAACCTGTCTCTTATTGGTCTATCATGTCTTCTGGCAGTTGGGCTGGTCAAATTGGTGGTACTCAACCAACCGCATTCAGTTCTTGGGCAAAACACTTCCTACAGAAGTCGATTGGTGGTCGTTGGATTAACGATGATCAAATCTCAATTGATGACCTAGAAGACAACCCACAGGTTTATACGCTGTTCCAAACCACGGACAACAGCCGTCCGAACATGATTAAAGTGGATCTTCCAGAGAAACAGATCGAGGGTTTAAAACCGTTTGCTGGTGAGTACTCTTTCCACTCTCAAAAAGGCGATGACCTGAAAAACAGCATGACTCGTAAGTTAGTGATTCCAGCGGGTGATTCAGCGCTGCTTTCGTTCAAAACTTGGTACGAGATCGAGAAAGATTACGACTTTGCACGCGTACTCGTGAATGGACAAGCCATCGCAGGCAATATCACCTCAATGGATGACCCATACAACACAGGTTTAGTCCCTGCGATTGGTGGTGAGTCTGGTGGTTGGATTGATGCTGAGTTTGACGTTTCACAATGGACAGGCCAAGAAGTAGAGCTTTCGTTTGAGTACATCACAGATGGTGGCTTGGCGATGGAAGGTTTCTATCTAGATAACCTTACTGTGGTTGTCGATGGTGACGTAACCGAGATAGACGATGGTGAAAGCAACTCCACCTTTGCCCTTAATGGCTACAGGCTCAGTAATGGATTCCATCAAGCCCAGCACTACTACCTACTGCAATGGCGCAGCCACATGGATGTTGATGAAGGCCTAGCTAACATCAAACGCATGGGTCAATTGATGTCGTTCGATCCGGGTCTGATCATTTGGTATGTCGACGAATCTCTTACCGATAACTGGGTTGGCAAACACCCAGGTGAAGGTTGGTTAGGTGTTGTAGACGCAGACCAAAATGCCATGGTATGGGAAAACTCAGGCGAAGTTGCTCAAACTCGCTACCAAGTTCGAGATGCTGCGTTCTCACTCAAAGATCACACGCCAATGCGACTTGTAAACAGTGACAATGACGTACTTGAAGACACCAGTTTGGTGAGTAATGCCAGCTTCTCTGACGACCAAGATTACACATCACCTCAAGCACCCGATTCAGGGCGTATCCTGACTGAATTTGGTTTAGCGGTTGATATTGTCAATCAGAGTGACAACAACGAATACGGCGTAGTGCGCTTATCTAAAGTAAGCCAACACAACATCACTCCGACTGCGAACTTCGAGCTTAACGTTAATGGTCTCAATGTTTCTGCAAGCAACTTCAGTTCTGACCAAGACGGTGAAATTACTCGCTACCTATGGGACTTTGGTAACGGTGCAACAAGCAACGAAATGGCACCAACTTGGTCTTACGAGCAAGCCGGTGATTACACGGTGAGCTTGACTGTTGTCGACGACAAAGGCGCCACTGATTCGTTCAGCTCTGTAGTGAATGTTGAGTCTCCAAACGCCCTACCGGAAGCAAGTGCGAAGTACATCCACTTGGGACGCTGGGTAACCATGTGGTCAACAAGCTCAGACAGTGACGGTCGTATTGTTGATACTGAGTGGACGCTTCCAAATGGAAAAGTAAAACGAGGTCGCACATACACTTCTATCTTCCCTTCATACGGAAAACATGAGGTAACCTTGAAGATAATCGATGACCAAGGCGGGATTACGACTAAGACCATTATGGTCGATCTGTAA
- a CDS encoding LysR family transcriptional regulator, whose translation MINPLWLNTFKTLVEVGHFTQTAEKLYMTQPGVSQHIKKLEQACNCDLLSRENKSFELTEQGRIMYRYALKLEKDQEDLFESLSFDNPYSGQCNVSCSGSLSLRLYPEFLELQQQHRELNIHLEAAPNQKILNDLLQGTTDIGIVRHSPNDSYYQSQVIGKEALCLIVHHSLADLEITPQVLHEIGLIAHPDSAHYLSLYFDLCGDKDLANININEIPTSGYINQLHQILLPVSKGLGFTVLPAGAVEHFAERDKLHVVPPKVEVEETLYLVQKRNRKLPHRYNTVIDLIKQNVSH comes from the coding sequence ATGATTAATCCACTTTGGCTCAATACGTTTAAGACTCTGGTTGAAGTTGGTCATTTCACCCAAACCGCTGAAAAGCTGTATATGACACAGCCCGGCGTGAGCCAACACATCAAAAAGCTTGAGCAAGCTTGTAACTGTGACCTGCTCTCTCGAGAAAATAAGAGCTTCGAACTGACCGAACAAGGGCGGATTATGTATCGCTATGCGCTTAAGCTAGAGAAAGACCAAGAAGATCTTTTTGAATCGTTAAGTTTCGATAACCCGTATTCTGGGCAATGTAACGTCTCATGTTCGGGCTCACTCTCTTTGCGCCTTTATCCAGAGTTTCTTGAACTTCAGCAGCAACATCGAGAGTTAAACATTCACCTCGAAGCAGCACCGAACCAGAAGATATTGAATGATTTACTTCAAGGCACAACGGATATCGGTATTGTAAGGCACTCGCCGAACGACAGTTATTACCAAAGCCAAGTGATAGGTAAAGAAGCCTTGTGTCTTATTGTCCATCACAGCCTTGCTGATCTAGAAATTACCCCACAAGTTCTACACGAGATTGGCCTGATCGCTCACCCCGATTCGGCTCACTATCTGTCTTTGTACTTCGATCTCTGCGGGGATAAAGATTTAGCGAACATTAACATCAACGAAATACCGACATCTGGTTATATCAATCAGCTTCACCAAATTCTATTACCTGTATCTAAAGGGCTAGGGTTCACTGTATTACCCGCTGGAGCCGTTGAGCACTTTGCTGAAAGGGATAAGCTACACGTTGTGCCGCCGAAGGTGGAAGTTGAAGAAACCTTATATTTGGTTCAAAAGCGAAACCGAAAACTGCCACACCGATACAACACGGTGATTGATCTCATCAAGCAAAACGTCAGCCATTAG
- a CDS encoding Lrp/AsnC family transcriptional regulator, with product MEIDRIDRSILVELQKNNRIPNQALAEIVGLSPPACLKRVKRLREESVIVGDVSIINPELTGSKMTLVVSVEMERDRGDIYQIFRHSISKAAEVTQCYQISGSFDFMLIVTVKDIQAYEDFVERVLRKDLNIRKFHTSVSMRTVKFSTAVNLDES from the coding sequence ATGGAAATAGACCGTATAGATCGAAGCATACTGGTAGAGCTTCAAAAGAATAACCGAATTCCTAATCAAGCGCTGGCTGAGATTGTTGGCTTATCACCGCCCGCTTGCTTGAAGCGAGTGAAGCGCTTGAGAGAAGAGAGTGTGATTGTGGGTGATGTGTCTATCATCAATCCTGAGCTTACTGGCAGTAAGATGACTTTGGTTGTATCTGTAGAAATGGAACGAGATCGAGGGGACATCTATCAGATATTTCGCCACTCTATTTCGAAGGCTGCGGAAGTAACTCAGTGTTATCAAATTTCTGGTAGCTTTGATTTCATGTTGATTGTTACGGTTAAAGATATTCAAGCCTATGAGGATTTTGTGGAGCGGGTGCTGCGCAAAGACTTAAACATTCGAAAGTTTCACACCTCTGTATCAATGAGAACGGTGAAGTTTAGTACCGCAGTGAACTTAGATGAGTCATAA
- a CDS encoding methyl-accepting chemotaxis protein, translating into MTVSSSSQSRETLLSENEQLVSTTDLKGVITYSNDAFCRIAEYSQQELLGQHHNIVRHGDMPKAAFADMWVNLKQGKAWRGIVKNKTKSGGYYWVDAYVTPIYESGKVSGYQSVRVKPKNEWVQIADKAYQGLLKAEKSGRQWSLQINDSVRYAVLLGSLAAPLISNLVEVGQVSQWLLSLLPVSALALLFRQELIDTPLQLKKLQSKFDSVSRLVYSGNSKFSVADFHLKLLSARIRTVLGRMTDSAKPLQDLADNLNATSFEVSEALDQQTKDILQVREATEEVEVTANEVSSRTEEAHQIVDVTLQTCAGAKESINQTHRNLENLASQAEKATHTTYQLSDQAQSVSKIMEEIGGIAEQTNLLALNAAIEAARAGEQGRGFAVVADEVRALSGRTSKATVQIKESIDTMLATIEGWQKDILANREQTDACGDVAKVSSERLSEVENLMQSMNELMQSVESSAHKQRQLSSDVNLHMQSIASTAEQNLVATHSVKDHSTELKEQVNEFYQLAKRFEEK; encoded by the coding sequence ATGACTGTCAGCTCATCTTCTCAATCTCGTGAAACGCTTCTCAGCGAAAACGAACAACTTGTCTCGACTACCGACCTTAAAGGCGTTATTACTTACAGTAATGATGCTTTTTGTCGCATCGCAGAATACAGCCAGCAAGAATTGCTAGGGCAACACCATAATATTGTTAGGCATGGCGATATGCCTAAGGCGGCGTTTGCCGACATGTGGGTAAACCTTAAGCAAGGTAAGGCGTGGCGCGGGATCGTAAAAAATAAGACTAAATCTGGTGGATATTACTGGGTTGATGCTTACGTTACCCCAATCTACGAGAGCGGCAAGGTGAGTGGTTATCAGTCTGTTCGTGTTAAACCGAAGAATGAGTGGGTACAGATTGCAGATAAGGCCTACCAAGGGTTATTGAAGGCTGAAAAATCTGGCCGCCAATGGTCATTACAGATCAATGATAGTGTTCGCTATGCTGTCTTATTGGGCTCTCTGGCTGCGCCTCTGATTTCAAATCTTGTCGAAGTAGGGCAAGTATCCCAATGGCTTCTTAGCTTGCTGCCTGTTTCTGCATTAGCTCTGCTTTTCCGACAAGAATTGATTGATACTCCTTTACAGCTGAAAAAACTGCAGTCGAAATTCGACAGTGTGAGCCGCCTGGTTTATTCAGGTAACAGCAAATTCTCAGTGGCCGATTTCCACTTAAAGCTGTTGTCTGCTCGAATTCGCACAGTACTCGGCCGCATGACCGATTCTGCAAAACCTCTGCAAGACTTAGCCGATAATCTGAATGCTACTTCGTTTGAAGTATCAGAAGCGCTAGATCAACAAACAAAAGACATTCTACAAGTGCGTGAAGCAACGGAAGAGGTTGAAGTTACGGCGAATGAGGTCTCTTCTCGTACTGAAGAAGCGCACCAGATTGTTGATGTGACTCTGCAAACCTGTGCGGGTGCTAAAGAGAGTATTAACCAAACTCACCGCAACCTTGAAAACCTAGCTTCACAGGCCGAGAAAGCGACACACACGACGTACCAGTTGAGCGACCAAGCACAGAGCGTCAGCAAGATCATGGAAGAGATCGGTGGCATTGCCGAACAAACCAACCTGTTGGCATTGAACGCTGCGATAGAAGCGGCGAGAGCGGGTGAACAAGGTCGAGGCTTCGCGGTTGTTGCCGATGAAGTCCGGGCGTTATCCGGTCGAACATCTAAGGCTACAGTTCAGATCAAAGAGAGCATTGATACTATGCTTGCAACGATTGAAGGCTGGCAAAAAGATATTCTGGCTAACAGAGAACAGACAGACGCGTGTGGCGATGTAGCAAAGGTAAGCTCAGAACGTTTATCGGAAGTTGAGAACCTGATGCAATCGATGAACGAGTTGATGCAGTCGGTAGAAAGCTCTGCGCATAAACAGCGTCAGCTATCGAGTGATGTAAACCTTCATATGCAGTCTATCGCTTCAACAGCTGAGCAAAACCTGGTTGCGACGCATTCTGTTAAAGACCATTCAACAGAGCTGAAAGAGCAAGTGAACGAGTTCTATCAACTAGCGAAGCGTTTTGAAGAAAAATAG
- a CDS encoding IS110 family RNA-guided transposase produces the protein MSSIHILGIDLGKHCFHAIAHNRCGVEVLRRKFNRNQLLIFLSKIEPTTIAFEACGGAHWLARKCGELGHQPRLIPPQYVKPYVKGNKNDFIDASAIAEAAGRPTMRFVAVKSEEAQVIAAIHRVRDSYIKERTATMSRIGAILLEFGLSFPKGHAKMKSLFQWLAEQTVSLPKSLLCELISIHEHYKYLNEQIKTQDNKLQTIVNNNESAQLLKTIPGIGDLTSTLCIADVSSPNNFTNGREMAAWLGLVPRQFSTGGKTKLLGMSKRGNKHLRTLFVHGARAVLSRLETTGKVFGEWLANLRATKPFNVVVVALANKLVRIAWAVLYHRQAFKAV, from the coding sequence ATGTCTTCTATTCATATTTTAGGTATCGACCTAGGTAAACATTGCTTCCATGCTATCGCACATAACCGTTGTGGAGTGGAAGTGCTTCGTCGTAAATTTAATCGCAACCAACTTTTAATCTTTCTTAGTAAAATAGAACCAACAACTATTGCTTTCGAAGCCTGTGGCGGTGCTCATTGGCTTGCTCGAAAGTGTGGTGAACTTGGTCATCAACCCCGACTTATTCCTCCTCAGTATGTTAAGCCTTATGTCAAAGGCAATAAAAACGATTTCATTGATGCATCAGCGATCGCAGAGGCTGCGGGTCGACCGACTATGAGGTTTGTAGCTGTAAAAAGTGAAGAGGCTCAAGTCATCGCAGCGATTCATCGAGTCAGAGATAGTTATATCAAGGAGAGAACTGCCACTATGTCGCGGATCGGGGCGATCTTACTTGAGTTCGGCCTTAGCTTTCCCAAAGGACATGCAAAGATGAAGTCTCTGTTTCAATGGTTAGCAGAACAAACAGTCTCATTACCAAAAAGCTTGCTATGTGAATTGATATCTATCCACGAACATTACAAGTACCTTAATGAACAAATCAAAACTCAAGATAACAAGCTTCAAACTATTGTTAATAACAATGAAAGTGCTCAATTATTAAAAACTATCCCTGGAATTGGCGATCTTACCTCCACATTGTGTATAGCCGATGTAAGCTCTCCGAATAACTTTACCAATGGCCGTGAGATGGCGGCTTGGTTGGGGCTTGTGCCAAGGCAATTCTCAACGGGAGGAAAGACCAAACTACTTGGTATGAGTAAACGAGGGAATAAACACCTCAGAACTCTGTTTGTCCATGGGGCAAGGGCTGTACTCTCTAGACTAGAGACGACAGGGAAAGTGTTCGGAGAGTGGCTTGCGAACCTACGAGCCACCAAACCATTTAATGTAGTGGTAGTCGCATTAGCCAACAAGCTAGTGAGGATAGCTTGGGCGGTGTTATACCACCGCCAAGCTTTTAAGGCTGTTTAG
- the tkt gene encoding transketolase, producing MNRKHLANAIRALSMDGVQQANSGHPGAPMGMADIAEVLWRSHLNHNPSNPEWADRDRFVLSNGHGSMLIYSLLHLAGYELSIEDLKNFRQLHSKTPGHPEYGYAPGIETTTGPLGQGITNAVGMAMAEKALAAQFNKEGHDIVDHYTYAFMGDGCLMEGISHEACSLAGTLGLGKLVAFWDDNGISIDGEVEGWFSDDTPKRFEAYGWHVIPAVDGHDADAINAAIEAAKADPRPTLICTKTVIGFGSPNKSGTHDCHGAPLGAEEIAATRKELGWEHGPFEIPSEVYSEWDAKEAGAAKEAAWNEKLAAYEAAYPELAAEFKRRVNGDLPAEWEEKANQIIADLQANPANIASRKASQNALEAFGAMLPEFMGGSADLAPSNLTMWSGSKSLEATDFSGNYIHYGVREFGMTAIMNGIALHGGFVPYGATFLMFMEYARNAMRMAALMKVQNIQVYTHDSIGLGEDGPTHQPVEQIASLRLTPNMSTWRPCDQVESAVAWKLAIERKDGPTSLIFSRQNLAQQDRDAAQVANIAKGGYILKDCEGKPELILIATGSEVELAVNAAAELTAEGKKVRVVSMPATDAFDKQDAEYRESVLPSDVTARIAVEAGIADFWYKYVGFGGKIIGMTTFGESAPAGELFKMFGFTTENVVNTAKELLA from the coding sequence ATGAACCGCAAACATCTAGCTAACGCTATTCGTGCTCTAAGCATGGACGGCGTACAACAAGCAAACTCTGGTCACCCAGGCGCTCCTATGGGTATGGCTGACATCGCTGAAGTTCTTTGGCGCTCTCACCTAAACCACAACCCATCTAACCCTGAGTGGGCTGACCGCGACCGTTTCGTACTTTCAAACGGCCACGGCTCTATGCTTATTTACTCTCTGCTTCACCTAGCGGGTTACGAGCTTTCAATTGAAGATCTTAAAAACTTCCGTCAACTGCACTCTAAGACTCCAGGTCACCCAGAGTACGGTTACGCACCAGGTATCGAGACAACGACTGGTCCTCTAGGTCAAGGCATCACTAACGCTGTTGGTATGGCAATGGCTGAGAAAGCGCTTGCGGCACAGTTCAACAAAGAAGGCCACGACATCGTAGACCACTACACTTATGCATTCATGGGTGATGGCTGTCTGATGGAAGGTATCTCTCACGAAGCATGTTCTCTAGCAGGTACGCTAGGTCTTGGTAAGCTGGTAGCTTTCTGGGATGACAACGGCATCTCTATCGATGGTGAAGTTGAAGGTTGGTTCTCTGACGATACACCTAAGCGTTTTGAAGCATACGGTTGGCACGTAATCCCAGCAGTAGATGGTCACGATGCTGATGCTATTAACGCAGCTATCGAAGCAGCTAAAGCAGATCCTCGCCCTACTCTAATCTGTACTAAAACAGTTATCGGCTTTGGTTCTCCAAACAAATCAGGTACGCACGACTGTCACGGTGCACCACTAGGCGCTGAAGAAATTGCAGCAACACGTAAAGAATTAGGTTGGGAGCACGGTCCTTTTGAAATTCCGTCGGAAGTTTACTCAGAGTGGGATGCGAAAGAAGCAGGCGCAGCTAAGGAAGCAGCGTGGAACGAGAAACTTGCAGCTTATGAAGCAGCATACCCTGAGCTGGCAGCTGAATTCAAACGCCGCGTAAACGGTGACCTACCTGCTGAGTGGGAAGAGAAAGCAAACCAAATCATTGCTGATCTTCAAGCTAACCCAGCAAACATCGCTTCACGTAAAGCATCTCAAAACGCACTAGAAGCGTTCGGTGCTATGCTACCAGAATTCATGGGCGGCTCTGCTGACCTTGCGCCTTCTAACCTGACTATGTGGTCTGGTTCTAAGTCTCTTGAAGCAACGGACTTCTCTGGTAACTACATCCACTACGGTGTACGTGAATTCGGTATGACAGCTATCATGAACGGTATCGCTCTGCACGGTGGTTTCGTACCATACGGCGCAACGTTCCTAATGTTCATGGAATACGCGCGTAACGCAATGCGTATGGCTGCTCTGATGAAAGTTCAGAACATCCAAGTTTACACGCACGACTCTATCGGCCTAGGCGAAGATGGTCCTACTCACCAACCGGTTGAGCAAATCGCTTCTCTACGTCTGACTCCAAACATGAGCACATGGCGTCCATGTGACCAAGTTGAGTCTGCAGTCGCTTGGAAACTGGCAATCGAACGTAAAGATGGCCCTACATCGCTAATCTTCTCTCGTCAAAACCTTGCACAACAAGATCGTGACGCTGCACAAGTAGCTAACATCGCTAAGGGTGGTTACATCCTGAAAGATTGTGAAGGCAAGCCAGAGCTTATCCTTATCGCAACAGGTTCTGAAGTTGAGCTAGCGGTTAACGCTGCTGCTGAACTAACAGCTGAAGGCAAGAAAGTACGCGTAGTATCTATGCCTGCAACTGACGCGTTCGACAAGCAAGATGCTGAATACCGTGAGTCTGTACTTCCATCTGACGTTACAGCGCGTATCGCAGTAGAAGCTGGTATCGCTGACTTCTGGTACAAGTACGTTGGTTTCGGTGGCAAGATCATCGGTATGACAACGTTCGGCGAATCTGCACCAGCAGGCGAGCTATTCAAGATGTTCGGTTTCACTACTGAAAACGTAGTAAACACAGCAAAAGAGCTTCTAGCTTAA
- a CDS encoding MFS transporter translates to MNRNVWLLSLCQALLMTGNILLISVIGLIGKQIAPSVSMITLPVALQFLGLMAATIPASLISGKLGRKRGFSIGNVVGITGASLATYALSQQHFYLFCFATFLLGIGIGFGTLYRFAAIEVCDENARHRAISISMAGGVLAAVLGPNLAIMSQQWSQDGLYIGAFASLIGLNILALLILQTIQFPKVSFNSQAPKADPLSEIVKAPNFIGAVFAAMVAYAVMNILMTATPLAMIGCGFDFTKAAGVIEWHVLGMFVPAFFTGSLIEKFGSRMMILAGGVLFVVCIAINIHGESIWHFRAALVVLGVGWNFMFIAATGLFSQSYQSQNKAKAQAFNEFVVFGCVTVTALLSGWLESTAGWKNLNIYVFPFVLAVILLFAFSARKSRIQKQPV, encoded by the coding sequence ATGAATAGAAATGTTTGGCTGCTCTCACTGTGTCAGGCCTTATTGATGACGGGTAACATCTTACTGATTTCGGTGATTGGCTTGATAGGTAAGCAGATTGCACCCAGCGTCAGCATGATTACTTTGCCTGTTGCACTGCAGTTTTTAGGCTTAATGGCAGCCACGATTCCTGCGTCTTTGATTTCAGGTAAGCTAGGACGAAAGAGAGGGTTTAGCATTGGTAATGTCGTTGGCATTACAGGGGCAAGCCTTGCTACTTACGCCTTATCTCAGCAGCATTTCTACTTGTTTTGCTTCGCCACATTTTTGCTCGGGATAGGTATTGGTTTTGGTACGCTTTATCGTTTCGCTGCTATCGAAGTGTGTGATGAGAACGCAAGGCATCGAGCAATTTCTATTTCGATGGCTGGTGGCGTTCTTGCTGCTGTATTGGGGCCAAACTTAGCGATCATGTCACAGCAGTGGTCACAAGATGGCCTGTATATTGGCGCCTTTGCCTCTTTGATTGGTTTGAACATTCTTGCGCTACTCATCTTACAAACCATTCAATTTCCAAAAGTCTCTTTTAATAGTCAGGCGCCTAAAGCCGATCCTCTCAGTGAGATTGTGAAAGCGCCTAACTTTATCGGTGCTGTGTTCGCAGCCATGGTCGCTTATGCCGTGATGAATATCCTGATGACGGCAACGCCATTGGCGATGATCGGCTGTGGATTTGATTTCACTAAGGCCGCCGGTGTGATTGAGTGGCACGTGTTGGGTATGTTTGTTCCGGCATTTTTTACTGGCTCACTTATCGAGAAGTTCGGTTCGCGAATGATGATTTTGGCGGGTGGGGTATTATTTGTTGTTTGTATTGCTATCAATATTCATGGCGAATCTATCTGGCACTTCCGAGCGGCGTTGGTGGTACTTGGTGTAGGTTGGAACTTCATGTTCATCGCTGCAACAGGCTTGTTTAGTCAGTCTTATCAGTCTCAAAACAAAGCTAAGGCGCAAGCGTTTAATGAATTCGTTGTGTTTGGTTGTGTGACCGTTACGGCATTGCTATCTGGTTGGCTAGAATCGACTGCAGGGTGGAAGAACCTAAATATCTACGTATTTCCATTTGTGTTAGCGGTTATCTTACTGTTCGCGTTCAGCGCACGTAAATCACGTATTCAAAAGCAGCCTGTATAA
- the tal gene encoding transaldolase: MSNKLEQLRKLTTVVADTGDIEAISKYTPEDATTNPSLILKAAQIAEYAPLIDASIEYAKAQSDDKAQQVQDTCDMLNVNIGKEILKVVPGRISTEVDARLSYDMEGSVAKARQLIKMYNDAGITNDRILIKLASTWEGIRAAEILEKEGINCNLTLLFSFAQARACAEAGVFLISPFVGRIMDWYKAKEGRDFEASEDPGVISVSDIYNYYKDHGYKTVVMGASFRNIGEILELAGCDRLTIAPQLLADLEAAEGEVVEKLIDSNGTKERPAAMTHAEFLWDHNQDAMAVEKLAEGIRNFAVDQGKLEDMIAAKL, encoded by the coding sequence ATGAGCAATAAATTAGAGCAACTTCGTAAACTAACAACTGTTGTAGCTGACACTGGCGATATCGAAGCTATCAGCAAGTACACTCCTGAAGATGCAACAACTAACCCATCTCTAATTCTTAAAGCTGCTCAAATTGCTGAGTACGCACCTCTAATCGATGCTTCTATCGAATACGCTAAAGCGCAAAGCGATGACAAAGCACAGCAAGTTCAAGACACTTGCGACATGCTTAACGTGAACATCGGTAAAGAAATCCTGAAAGTTGTACCTGGCCGTATCTCTACTGAAGTAGATGCTCGTCTTTCTTACGACATGGAAGGCAGCGTTGCTAAAGCTCGTCAACTTATCAAAATGTACAACGACGCTGGCATCACTAACGACCGTATCCTTATCAAACTGGCTTCTACTTGGGAAGGCATCCGTGCTGCTGAAATCCTAGAGAAAGAAGGCATCAACTGTAACCTAACGCTTCTATTCTCTTTCGCTCAAGCTCGTGCTTGTGCTGAAGCTGGCGTATTCCTAATCTCTCCTTTCGTAGGTCGCATCATGGACTGGTACAAAGCGAAAGAAGGTCGTGATTTCGAAGCTTCAGAAGATCCAGGCGTAATCTCTGTTTCAGATATCTACAACTACTACAAAGACCACGGTTACAAGACTGTTGTTATGGGCGCAAGCTTCCGTAACATCGGTGAGATCCTTGAACTTGCTGGTTGTGACCGTCTAACTATCGCACCTCAACTTCTAGCAGACCTAGAAGCAGCAGAAGGCGAAGTAGTAGAAAAGCTAATCGACTCTAACGGTACTAAAGAGCGTCCAGCAGCGATGACTCACGCTGAGTTCCTATGGGACCACAACCAAGACGCAATGGCTGTAGAGAAGCTAGCTGAAGGCATCCGCAACTTCGCAGTTGACCAAGGCAAACTAGAAGACATGATTGCAGCTAAGCTGTAA